One genomic segment of Candidatus Lernaella stagnicola includes these proteins:
- the tuf gene encoding elongation factor Tu (EF-Tu; promotes GTP-dependent binding of aminoacyl-tRNA to the A-site of ribosomes during protein biosynthesis; when the tRNA anticodon matches the mRNA codon, GTP hydrolysis results; the inactive EF-Tu-GDP leaves the ribosome and release of GDP is promoted by elongation factor Ts; many prokaryotes have two copies of the gene encoding EF-Tu), translating into GENVKISVALITPIAMEDGLRFAIREGGRTVGAGVVSNIFE; encoded by the coding sequence CGGGCGAGAACGTGAAGATCAGCGTGGCATTGATTACGCCGATTGCGATGGAAGATGGACTGCGCTTCGCGATTCGCGAAGGCGGCCGTACCGTCGGCGCCGGCGTCGTATCAAATATTTTCGAGTAA